CGCCGAAATTGTGAAGATGGCCGAAGATCGCTGGGCGGCGAAAAAGGAAAAGAATTTCGCCGAAGCGGATCGTCTTCGCGACGCAATTCAATCCGCCGGTTGGCAAGTGAAGGACACGCCCGAAGGATTTGAACTGACCGAGGCCTAAGAGCCAACTAAGCCCCTGAGGCAGCAAAACCCAAAGTAGTGAGAGCTTCCAGCTCTCTCATCCGGGATTGGAAAAGTTCGGCCGTTTTGCTGAAAGGGGCTCATTTCGCTCCTCCAGTGCCACTACGGTTAAAAATCGCAACAAGCTTCCTGAACTCTGATCTTCCCGCGTGTTCTAACTAGTCGACCCGAACTTTTGCGCAGCGGAGGGGCAACTAGACGCTTAGGCCCCGATGAAGGGTAGTGAGTCCCAGAACCTGAGTCTGGTACGGTTTCGATCATTCAGAACCAAGTCAGTTAGATCCGCGAAAGGTTTCGAAGTTTTGATTCAAGGTGGCTCCCGCAGGGAAACTTGAACAATCGCACAGGCGGCGCTTGGTCCATTCCTCCAGAGGACAAGCGCTGCCACGGCGAAACCCAAAGTAGTGAGAGCTTCCAGCTCTCTCATCCGGGATTGGAAGAGCTCGTCCGTTTTGCTGAAAGGACCATCTCGAGACTGTAACTGTCCCCAAGCCAAGCCCTGAACAGGAATATTTCACGATTGAGTTAGGTCTACGCAGTGGACACTATACCCGCGGAATTGATTCTCGGCGTCAGCCTCAGAATGAACCGTGAACGAATAAAAGATTCAGTAGGAGTTTATTGTGATTACTGCAGGTAGTGAATGTAGACCCTATAAAACGAAATTTACGAACAAGACTCTTGTTTCGTTTAGCGATAACACAACAGAGAAAGGGGGCAGTGGTGATGGGTTCAGACCTCATGAGTTGCTTGAGGCGGCCTTTGCTTGTTGTATGAATATGTCGGTACGAATGTATGCGGAAGAAAATTCAATGAACCTGGATTCCGTGACAACCACCGTAACCATCGATCGAAGCGAACCTGGTGAGGCGTGCTTTGAATACAGCATTCAATTGAGTGGCGATTTATCAAAGGAAGAAACGGACAGTATTTTGGAGGCCGTGAAGAACTGCCCCGTTCGAAAAACGCTTTCATCAAAATTGTCGTTTAGAATCAGAGAATAACGCCGGGCTGCTTGGGGGTTATAGGGATCAGCACAGTTATTCGCCTATAGATATCCCTGGATTGGCTAGTGAAGGAGAGGTCTGAAGCCAAGCGGGAATGGCACTGGTTTAAGGGTTTTAGCGGGGAAATTTTGATATTGGGGACTCTTGAAGAGGAACCCCTCCATCCCGCGGACGCGGGATTCTCCTTCACCTGTAGCGGGGGAGGAATCTTTCCGTAATTTTCTGACTCCCCTCCTACGAGTAGGAGAGGGGGGACCCCCGACTATGTCGGGGGGGGGGGAGGTTTCCATTCCATACACCCTCTTAAACTTGTGCCATTCAAGCCGAGCGCTGCCACGATAAAACCCAAAGTAGTGAGAGCTTCCAGCTCTCTCATCGGAATCGAAATGAACTCGCCCGTTTTGCTGAACGGCTCATTTCGCTCATCTTGATGTGTCCTGAGATCGCTGGACAGAGGATTCCTTTATTTTCTTCGTGTTATGATGTTTAGTTGTAGTTGATGCAAGCCGGTAGGCTTGTGTGATTGCCCCCCATGGGGGGCGCGATTTTTTCCTCGAATTGGATCGGGCTCTTGTAGCCCAGAGAGGAGTGTTTTCTGAATCGGTTGTAGAAAACTTCGATATACTCGAAGGCATT
This region of Puniceicoccus vermicola genomic DNA includes:
- a CDS encoding OsmC family protein codes for the protein MITAGSECRPYKTKFTNKTLVSFSDNTTEKGGSGDGFRPHELLEAAFACCMNMSVRMYAEENSMNLDSVTTTVTIDRSEPGEACFEYSIQLSGDLSKEETDSILEAVKNCPVRKTLSSKLSFRIRE